In Kordia antarctica, the following proteins share a genomic window:
- a CDS encoding YjjG family noncanonical pyrimidine nucleotidase, translating to MRNITDIFFDLDHTLWDFEKNSALTFQKILTESEVPVDFDRFLEIYVPINLEYWRLFREEKISKTELRYERLAKTFKALEFEASDELINHLAEQYIAHLSSFNHLFEYTLELLENLHGNYKLHIITNGFREVQNRKIKASGIYDYFEHIIDSESVHVKKPNPIIFNHALALASVSPENTLMIGDSFEADIQGALAVNMHAIHVDFDQKHEHSHCPIVRHLSEIEKIL from the coding sequence ATGCGTAACATTACCGATATTTTCTTTGATTTAGATCATACACTTTGGGATTTTGAAAAAAACTCTGCATTAACCTTTCAAAAAATACTTACTGAAAGTGAAGTTCCTGTAGATTTTGATCGTTTTTTAGAAATATATGTGCCAATTAATTTAGAATATTGGCGACTTTTTCGCGAAGAAAAAATTTCCAAAACAGAACTGCGTTATGAACGTTTGGCAAAAACTTTTAAAGCGTTGGAATTTGAAGCTTCTGACGAATTAATCAATCATTTAGCGGAACAATATATTGCGCACTTATCAAGCTTCAATCATCTTTTTGAATACACTTTAGAACTACTTGAAAATTTACATGGAAACTATAAACTTCATATTATTACCAACGGTTTTCGAGAAGTGCAAAATAGAAAAATAAAAGCTTCGGGTATTTATGATTATTTTGAACATATTATAGATTCTGAAAGTGTTCATGTAAAAAAACCGAATCCAATAATATTCAATCACGCATTAGCGTTGGCAAGTGTTTCGCCTGAAAATACACTCATGATTGGCGATAGTTTTGAAGCTGATATTCAAGGTGCATTGGCAGTAAATATGCATGCGATTCATGTAGATTTTGACCAAAAACACGAACATTCACACTGTCCAATAGTTCGTCACTTATCAGAAATTGAAAAAATTCTGTAA
- a CDS encoding DUF5723 family protein: MKKLSIVFILFSFFVHAQNKQLLYNYTDIPQSLLLNPGAEVNYKWHIGIPLLSHIHASFGASGVSAYDLFAANGIDFNEKLRRVVYNLDRNDYFTINQQVEILSGGFAVGKSFERNKYLSFGLYQETDIHLYYPRDYAILAYEGNRDNIDREFDLSDLNGKGELISVLHVGLTTKVNKKWTYGIRGKIYSSLLNFKSTNNNGSFVTTEGTNNFYNHAFDLDLELQTSGFASLIDLDNDGQNDWNKKAVKELRKRVLFGGNLGLGVDLGFTYHPKEQFTITGSIQDLGFIHHTKDVETYTLKGQHTFEGVNPLFPNNGSGQTAEEYWQEIKDNFEDLFELDTITKKYVSWRSPKLNGSASYKYGKKILKECNCIAEDGDYLNEVGLQVFAIGRSRRPQLAVTAFYYRRLFSFLSGKVTYTVDGFSKTNVGVGLSSHVGNMNFYIMADNLFEYQNIAKAQYASVQLGFNYIFPMEKK; encoded by the coding sequence GTGAAAAAACTCAGTATAGTATTCATACTCTTTTCTTTTTTTGTGCATGCGCAGAACAAGCAATTGCTGTATAATTATACGGACATTCCACAATCGTTGTTGTTAAATCCTGGCGCTGAAGTCAATTATAAATGGCATATTGGAATTCCGTTATTATCACACATTCATGCAAGTTTTGGTGCTTCTGGCGTTTCGGCATATGATTTATTTGCAGCTAATGGAATTGATTTTAATGAAAAACTACGGAGAGTTGTCTATAATTTAGATCGAAATGATTACTTCACAATCAATCAGCAAGTAGAAATTTTAAGTGGCGGATTTGCTGTTGGAAAATCGTTCGAACGCAATAAATATCTTTCCTTTGGATTGTATCAAGAAACAGATATTCATTTGTATTATCCGAGAGATTATGCAATTTTGGCATACGAAGGAAATCGTGATAATATCGATCGTGAATTTGATTTGAGCGATTTGAACGGAAAAGGCGAATTAATTTCTGTGCTTCATGTCGGTTTAACAACTAAAGTGAACAAAAAATGGACGTATGGAATTCGTGGAAAAATATATTCGAGTCTACTCAATTTTAAATCCACCAATAATAATGGAAGTTTTGTCACTACAGAAGGCACAAATAATTTCTATAACCATGCGTTTGATTTGGATTTAGAATTACAAACTTCGGGTTTTGCTTCTTTGATTGATTTGGACAACGACGGACAAAACGATTGGAATAAAAAAGCGGTGAAGGAATTGCGCAAACGTGTGCTTTTTGGTGGAAATTTAGGATTAGGAGTCGATCTTGGTTTTACGTATCATCCAAAAGAACAATTCACAATTACGGGAAGTATTCAAGATCTCGGATTTATTCATCACACAAAAGATGTAGAAACATATACATTAAAAGGTCAACATACATTTGAAGGTGTAAATCCGCTGTTTCCGAATAATGGTTCTGGGCAAACTGCGGAAGAATATTGGCAAGAAATTAAAGATAATTTTGAAGATTTATTCGAACTGGATACGATTACAAAAAAGTATGTTTCTTGGCGTTCGCCGAAATTAAACGGTTCTGCTTCGTACAAATACGGCAAAAAAATATTGAAAGAATGTAATTGCATTGCAGAAGATGGCGATTATTTAAACGAAGTTGGTTTGCAAGTATTTGCAATTGGACGTTCACGAAGACCACAACTTGCGGTAACGGCGTTTTATTACAGACGATTATTTAGCTTTTTAAGCGGAAAAGTAACGTATACAGTTGACGGATTTTCCAAAACAAATGTTGGTGTCGGTTTGTCATCGCACGTTGGAAACATGAATTTTTATATCATGGCAGACAATCTTTTTGAATATCAAAACATTGCAAAAGCACAATATGCTTCTGTACAACTTGGATTTAATTACATTTTTCCGATGGAGAAAAAGTAG
- the rlmB gene encoding 23S rRNA (guanosine(2251)-2'-O)-methyltransferase RlmB, with amino-acid sequence MQDNNTQIFGIRAIIEAINSGSTIDKVFIQKGLRGDLFNELDQLLRTNAISTSFVPPEKLNRLTKKNHQGVVALVSPIEFHDLDTLVISVIESGRIPKFLILDQLSDVRNFGAIIRTAECTGVDGIIIQKKGGAPVNADSVKTSAGAIFKMPICKVDHIKDAIYHLQSSGIQIIAATEKTENTLYDVDFTVPVAIVMGSEGKGVSSSILKIVDHHAKLPILGEIASLNVSVACGAFLYEIIRQRLA; translated from the coding sequence ATGCAAGACAATAACACACAAATATTTGGTATAAGAGCCATTATAGAGGCAATCAATTCAGGAAGCACAATTGATAAGGTTTTTATTCAAAAAGGGCTTAGAGGCGACTTATTCAATGAATTAGACCAACTATTGCGTACAAACGCAATCAGTACTTCGTTTGTTCCACCAGAAAAACTAAATAGACTTACCAAAAAAAATCATCAAGGTGTTGTTGCATTAGTTTCTCCCATAGAATTTCATGATCTTGATACATTAGTTATAAGTGTCATAGAATCTGGAAGAATTCCTAAGTTTCTAATCTTAGATCAACTAAGTGATGTTCGTAATTTTGGAGCCATTATCCGTACAGCAGAATGTACTGGAGTCGATGGAATCATCATTCAGAAAAAAGGTGGCGCACCTGTAAATGCAGACTCCGTAAAAACTTCGGCTGGTGCTATCTTCAAAATGCCAATCTGTAAAGTTGATCACATCAAAGATGCTATCTATCATTTACAAAGTTCAGGCATACAAATTATTGCTGCAACTGAAAAAACCGAAAACACATTGTACGATGTAGATTTCACCGTGCCAGTTGCTATTGTAATGGGTTCTGAAGGAAAAGGTGTTTCGTCTTCAATCTTAAAAATTGTAGATCATCATGCAAAATTACCAATACTAGGAGAAATTGCTTCTCTAAATGTTTCGGTTGCATGTGGCGCATTTTTATATGAAATTATACGACAACGTTTAGCCTAA
- a CDS encoding RagB/SusD family nutrient uptake outer membrane protein has protein sequence MKKYFLIPIIVTLLFAVSCDDQLERFPVDSLVEETAYQSVSDLEAGLRGAINSINRGGGQASLISFNSIFSDNTKIGKDNGGQQLNLLNQLLNSQNGDQGTWGDRYNAINNFNRVLAGASVITPTSGETGSYNNILAQCYAFRAYLHHDLLTYYSEDLLNSASLGVFYQNTVSTSDFPARQTVGEIVTEIENDLTLAASLMPTSSTDKNFATRDFITFLRARVALYSGDYTTAISNANTLIASYSLANQTQYAAMFNGDTDTTEVIFKFDNVQGNNSSIAFNWIFTGTGGDFIEMSTGLFGLFAAGDVRRTVNVDPASNPGATPPELTIGKYPAGADTNYINDYKAMRLSEIYLIRAEAHARKAAPDFAAAAADVNAVRNARFNTPQTTATYTSLNEAITDVKAERRLELCYEGFRYVDIKRYRNILNEGIDRAANDCVGGIPCSLPVSSEKFTFPIPQAEINANPNMTQNSGY, from the coding sequence ATGAAAAAATATTTTCTAATACCAATTATTGTCACCTTACTCTTCGCAGTAAGTTGTGACGATCAATTAGAACGTTTTCCAGTAGATAGTTTGGTTGAAGAAACCGCCTATCAAAGTGTTTCTGATTTAGAAGCAGGATTACGTGGAGCTATAAACAGTATAAATCGTGGAGGTGGACAAGCTAGTTTAATCTCATTTAACTCTATCTTTTCAGATAATACCAAAATCGGAAAAGACAATGGAGGTCAGCAATTAAACCTGTTGAACCAATTATTGAACTCTCAAAATGGTGACCAAGGAACTTGGGGAGATAGATACAACGCGATTAACAACTTTAACCGTGTATTAGCTGGAGCTTCTGTAATTACACCAACATCTGGTGAAACTGGCTCTTACAACAATATATTAGCTCAGTGTTATGCATTCAGAGCGTATTTACACCATGATTTATTAACATACTATTCGGAGGATTTATTAAATTCTGCTTCTTTAGGTGTTTTCTATCAAAATACTGTATCTACATCTGATTTTCCTGCAAGACAAACTGTTGGAGAAATCGTAACTGAAATTGAAAACGATCTTACACTAGCTGCTAGCTTAATGCCAACAAGTTCTACTGATAAGAACTTCGCGACTCGTGATTTTATCACTTTCTTAAGAGCTAGAGTAGCATTGTACAGTGGAGATTACACGACAGCTATTTCTAATGCAAATACATTGATTGCTAGCTATTCATTAGCTAACCAAACACAGTATGCTGCAATGTTTAACGGAGATACTGACACAACAGAAGTTATCTTCAAATTTGACAACGTACAAGGAAACAACAGTAGTATTGCCTTCAACTGGATTTTTACAGGTACAGGTGGTGATTTTATCGAAATGTCTACCGGGTTATTTGGACTTTTTGCTGCTGGAGATGTTCGTCGTACTGTAAATGTTGATCCTGCAAGTAATCCAGGTGCTACGCCTCCTGAATTAACTATTGGAAAGTATCCAGCTGGTGCTGATACTAATTATATCAATGATTACAAAGCAATGAGACTTTCTGAAATCTATTTAATCAGAGCTGAGGCGCATGCTAGAAAAGCTGCTCCAGATTTCGCTGCTGCTGCTGCAGACGTGAATGCTGTTAGAAATGCTAGATTTAACACACCTCAAACAACAGCGACTTACACTTCTTTAAATGAAGCTATTACTGATGTAAAAGCTGAAAGAAGATTAGAGTTATGCTACGAAGGTTTCAGGTATGTTGATATTAAAAGATACAGAAATATCTTAAATGAAGGTATTGATAGAGCTGCTAACGATTGTGTTGGTGGTATTCCATGTTCACTTCCGGTTTCATCTGAGAAATTTACTTTCCCAATACCGCAAGCTGAAATTAATGCTAACCCTAACATGACCCAGAATTCAGGGTACTAA
- a CDS encoding SusC/RagA family TonB-linked outer membrane protein → MRTKFSGILTLFLALFVQILFAQQQTVSGTVTDDTGLPLPGATVLIKGTTTGKTTDFDGNYSIKANNGQTLVYSYVGFSTQEIKVTSANINVQLKPGEALEAVTIVAYGGAVNSSKVASAIATVDGSTIEQIPINSLDQILQGAAAGVSVNTGSGQPGSSATIIIRGRNSLQGDIEPLFVIDGVPVDQDNFRSLNQNDIESLSVLKDAAATAIYGNRGAGGVVIVTTKKGKKGSGVNIQYRTLYGVAVKPKTRFEVMNASQFLTFQKNLLPGNQFGDSLTDTQIAAIAAQTNTNWSDIFFQQGTTLSHEVNISTGNENTSSYTSLQYFKQEGITLGSDLKRFSFRNNFTGTSDSKKFNYATTLTLNYSVNNFIVDAARGNNTGGQLDNPFIVPYIGLPYLSPYNPDGSINIIGTQQSGALNADGSINASGANGFVNTAYLALNTARLNTDEETEFKAVGSISADYNFAKNLTIGGSVGIDYTNIESLFITAPGSLRGLISPNQASEEKGTQFENFFRDANFITNAFLRYQNDITDKLNLTATVYGEYNYSNTQNANYQAFGLNPALPGSGNGFTDGNTTEDPDGSGTDIYNYVPSVGSTETEIALASVFGTLDLDYDGKYGFAATIRQDQTSRFPKNPTGTFWSVAGRWNIDNEDFMSDVDFITTLKLRASYGVVGNQNVGTRYQGLQTVNAGPSYQLGTGYNLGTLVDENIKWETSNQLNVGLSFGLWNNRLSGEFDFYRNLTKDLFSQKLLSVAGTGYNQVTANVADMSNTGFDLQISYDVLRKSENNPWAVRVHANGNYNKNEVERLPGGFTGNTLRVAEGRAANTWFLTRWAGVDPSNGQPLYFDVDGNITNVYSPDDAVYLDKNFDPSYTGGFGADITYKGFTLSSLFSFSADRYRQNSSLAIVEDVGLAGFANQSTSILNAWTTPGQVTDIPALSFGGLRAVDGDRYLEDASFLRLRNVSLSYKVDSKILEKTNILSGLRVYVQGTNLVTWTKWRGFDPESNQNTGFFDYPVPRTFSLGFDLNF, encoded by the coding sequence ATGAGAACAAAGTTTAGTGGTATTCTAACGCTATTTCTAGCGTTATTTGTGCAGATTCTGTTTGCACAACAACAGACTGTCTCAGGAACAGTAACCGATGACACCGGTTTACCGTTACCAGGAGCAACTGTTTTGATTAAAGGTACAACCACAGGTAAAACTACTGATTTTGACGGTAATTATTCTATCAAGGCTAACAACGGGCAAACGCTTGTTTATAGTTATGTAGGATTTTCTACACAAGAAATCAAAGTTACATCTGCTAACATCAATGTACAATTAAAGCCAGGTGAAGCTTTAGAGGCTGTAACAATTGTCGCTTATGGCGGTGCTGTAAATAGTTCTAAAGTAGCGTCTGCGATTGCTACAGTAGATGGTTCAACAATTGAACAAATTCCTATTAACTCTTTAGATCAGATCCTTCAAGGTGCTGCTGCTGGGGTTAGTGTGAACACAGGTTCAGGACAACCAGGAAGTAGTGCGACAATTATTATTAGAGGTCGTAACTCTCTACAAGGTGATATTGAGCCATTATTCGTTATTGATGGTGTGCCAGTAGATCAGGATAACTTTAGAAGTTTAAACCAAAATGACATCGAATCTTTATCTGTATTGAAAGATGCAGCTGCTACCGCAATTTATGGTAACAGAGGTGCTGGTGGTGTAGTTATTGTAACTACTAAAAAAGGTAAAAAAGGTTCTGGAGTTAACATTCAATACAGAACGCTTTATGGTGTTGCTGTAAAACCGAAGACAAGATTTGAAGTAATGAACGCAAGTCAGTTCCTTACCTTTCAGAAAAATTTATTACCAGGTAACCAATTTGGAGATTCTTTAACAGATACTCAGATTGCTGCAATTGCTGCACAAACAAATACGAACTGGTCAGATATCTTTTTCCAACAAGGAACTACATTATCTCACGAAGTAAACATTTCTACAGGTAATGAGAACACAAGTTCTTATACTTCACTTCAGTACTTTAAGCAAGAAGGTATTACATTAGGTAGTGATTTAAAGCGTTTCTCTTTCAGAAACAACTTTACTGGAACTTCTGATAGTAAGAAATTCAACTATGCTACTACATTAACGTTAAACTACTCTGTAAACAACTTCATTGTTGATGCAGCTAGAGGTAATAACACAGGAGGTCAGTTAGATAACCCGTTCATTGTACCTTACATTGGATTGCCTTATTTATCACCTTACAATCCTGATGGAAGTATTAACATTATTGGTACTCAACAAAGTGGAGCATTAAACGCTGACGGTTCAATAAACGCAAGTGGAGCTAACGGATTTGTTAACACTGCTTATTTAGCATTGAACACAGCAAGATTAAACACAGATGAAGAAACTGAATTTAAAGCAGTAGGAAGTATTTCAGCAGATTACAACTTTGCGAAAAACTTAACTATTGGAGGTTCTGTTGGTATTGATTATACAAATATCGAAAGTCTATTCATCACTGCTCCAGGAAGTCTTAGAGGATTAATTTCTCCTAATCAAGCTTCAGAAGAAAAAGGTACTCAGTTTGAGAACTTCTTTAGAGATGCTAACTTTATTACAAATGCTTTCCTTAGATATCAAAATGATATTACTGATAAGTTAAATTTAACAGCTACTGTTTACGGAGAGTACAACTACTCTAATACACAAAATGCTAATTATCAAGCTTTCGGTCTAAACCCGGCATTGCCAGGTTCAGGAAATGGTTTCACTGATGGAAATACCACAGAAGATCCTGACGGATCTGGTACTGACATTTATAATTACGTACCAAGTGTTGGTTCTACTGAAACTGAAATCGCTTTAGCTTCTGTATTCGGAACTTTAGATTTAGATTACGATGGAAAGTACGGATTTGCAGCTACAATCAGACAAGATCAAACATCTCGTTTCCCTAAAAACCCAACAGGTACATTCTGGTCGGTTGCAGGTAGATGGAATATTGATAACGAAGATTTCATGAGTGATGTTGATTTTATTACGACATTAAAGCTTAGAGCAAGTTACGGAGTTGTAGGTAATCAAAACGTTGGAACTCGTTACCAAGGTCTTCAAACTGTAAATGCTGGTCCTAGCTACCAATTAGGTACAGGATACAACTTAGGGACGCTAGTTGATGAAAATATCAAATGGGAAACTTCAAATCAATTAAACGTTGGTTTAAGCTTTGGGTTATGGAACAATAGATTATCTGGAGAATTTGATTTCTATAGAAATTTAACGAAAGATTTATTCTCTCAAAAATTATTATCTGTTGCTGGAACTGGATACAACCAAGTTACTGCAAACGTTGCTGACATGAGTAACACAGGTTTTGATTTACAAATTTCTTATGATGTATTAAGAAAATCAGAAAATAATCCTTGGGCTGTTAGAGTTCATGCAAATGGTAACTACAACAAAAATGAAGTTGAAAGATTACCAGGTGGATTCACAGGTAACACGCTACGTGTTGCTGAAGGACGTGCAGCTAACACATGGTTCTTAACTAGATGGGCAGGAGTTGATCCTTCAAACGGACAACCTCTTTACTTTGATGTAGACGGTAACATTACGAATGTTTACAGTCCTGATGATGCAGTTTACTTAGATAAAAATTTCGATCCATCATATACTGGAGGTTTCGGAGCTGACATCACTTATAAAGGATTTACACTAAGTTCGTTATTCTCATTTTCAGCAGACAGATATAGACAAAATAGTTCATTAGCGATTGTAGAAGATGTAGGATTAGCAGGATTTGCTAACCAGTCAACTAGTATCTTAAATGCATGGACTACTCCAGGACAAGTAACTGACATTCCAGCATTATCGTTTGGAGGTTTACGTGCAGTTGATGGAGATCGATATCTTGAAGATGCTTCATTCTTACGTTTAAGAAACGTTTCATTATCATACAAAGTTGATTCTAAAATCTTAGAAAAAACAAATATCTTATCTGGATTGAGAGTTTATGTTCAGGGTACTAACTTAGTAACATGGACAAAATGGAGAGGATTTGATCCTGAAAGTAACCAAAATACTGGTTTCTTTGATTATCCAGTTCCAAGAACTTTCTCTTTAGGATTTGACTTAAACTTTTAA
- a CDS encoding replication-associated recombination protein A: MNEPLAERIRPKTLEDYISQEHLVGETGVLTRQIEKGLIPSLLLWGPPGTGKTTLANIIATTSKRPFYSLSAISSGVKDVREIILRAKQENGLFTTKNPILFIDEIHRFSKSQQDSLLGAVEKGWVTLIGATTENPSFEVIPALLSRCQVYVLNPFGKDDLVKLLKRAIKEDTQLAHKQITLKETEALLRLSGGDARKLLNIFELLINSEGKDKIVITNELVLSRVQKNTVLYDKTGEQHYDIISAFIKSIRGSDPNGAVYWLARMIEGGEDVKFIARRMLISASEDIGIANPTALVIATNTFQAVSIIGYPEARIILSQCAVYLATSAKSNASYMAIKKAQAIVKETGDLPIPLHLRNAPTKLMKDLGYGEDYKYSHDYNNNFVAQEFLPDEISSTKIYDPGSNAREKNLRDFLKNRWKDKYGY, translated from the coding sequence ATGAATGAACCATTAGCGGAACGCATTCGTCCGAAAACATTAGAAGACTATATCAGTCAAGAACATCTTGTTGGAGAAACTGGTGTACTTACCCGACAAATAGAAAAAGGATTAATTCCTTCACTCCTACTTTGGGGACCACCAGGAACAGGAAAAACAACGTTGGCTAATATTATTGCAACTACGTCAAAGCGTCCTTTTTATTCGCTTAGCGCGATAAGTTCTGGTGTAAAAGACGTACGAGAAATCATTCTACGTGCAAAACAAGAAAATGGGTTGTTTACGACTAAAAACCCAATTCTTTTTATTGATGAAATTCATCGTTTTAGCAAATCGCAACAAGATTCTTTACTTGGTGCTGTGGAAAAAGGTTGGGTAACTTTAATTGGTGCTACCACAGAAAATCCAAGCTTTGAAGTCATTCCTGCATTACTATCGCGTTGTCAAGTATATGTATTAAACCCTTTCGGGAAAGATGATTTAGTGAAACTACTAAAACGTGCCATCAAAGAAGATACACAACTTGCGCATAAGCAAATTACGCTCAAAGAAACAGAAGCTTTATTAAGACTTTCTGGCGGCGATGCTCGAAAATTGTTAAATATTTTTGAATTACTAATCAATTCGGAAGGAAAAGACAAAATCGTTATCACAAACGAATTAGTATTAAGTCGTGTACAGAAAAACACGGTTTTATATGACAAAACTGGAGAACAACATTACGATATTATTTCAGCATTCATAAAATCAATTCGTGGAAGCGATCCAAATGGTGCAGTTTATTGGCTTGCCAGAATGATTGAAGGCGGCGAAGATGTAAAATTTATTGCACGCAGAATGTTGATTTCAGCAAGTGAAGACATCGGAATTGCAAATCCGACAGCGTTAGTGATTGCAACCAATACATTTCAGGCAGTTTCCATTATTGGTTATCCTGAAGCGCGTATAATTCTAAGTCAGTGTGCGGTTTATTTGGCAACTTCTGCTAAAAGTAACGCTTCGTATATGGCAATCAAAAAAGCGCAAGCAATTGTCAAAGAAACTGGCGATTTACCAATTCCGCTACACTTACGAAATGCGCCAACAAAACTAATGAAAGATTTAGGTTATGGCGAAGATTACAAATACTCACACGATTACAATAATAACTTTGTAGCGCAAGAATTTCTACCTGATGAAATTTCTAGTACAAAAATATACGATCCAGGAAGTAATGCTAGAGAAAAAAATCTGCGCGATTTCCTTAAAAATCGCTGGAAAGACAAGTATGGTTATTAG
- a CDS encoding polysaccharide deacetylase family protein, with translation MLLVYTQKITPRLRYTFKHLLTRILGIPVDFTTKIETFIAHNEVKMSYAKQPLGDEFFVRSQDLLFEQGIGEIDITIQQWDKTPCLFPTGEKSMIPFDIFAASFYLLSRYEEYLPYVKDEHGRYTAAESLAFKNDFLTTPVVDIWCQKFKKIFLEAFPTIVPEERKFSYTPVINIPVAYAYKKRGMIRVLGGFVTDIVRFKFSRFIDRFAVLLGMKEDPYDNFEAFIALHKKYRTKAYYFFQIGNYSTHDHNISIYKNEFIRLIKNVSDYSKIGLLASYESFTDIEKLKVEKKRLNTTINKPVKRARQHFNKLNVPQFYRNLIDLEFTEDYSMGYRNTNGFRAGTCSPFYFYDIGMEIQTPLKIHPFCMEYSGELNAEVFTSEIMKMLAEVQKVNGTFIPVFHNVVLSERNLEWKELYINLLKEHSNA, from the coding sequence ATGCTGTTAGTATACACACAAAAAATTACACCAAGACTCCGATACACATTTAAACATTTGCTTACGCGGATATTAGGTATTCCTGTTGATTTTACAACTAAAATAGAAACCTTTATTGCGCATAACGAAGTGAAAATGTCGTACGCAAAACAACCGCTTGGCGATGAATTCTTTGTGCGAAGTCAAGATCTATTATTTGAGCAAGGAATTGGAGAAATAGATATTACTATTCAGCAATGGGATAAAACACCTTGCTTATTTCCCACAGGCGAAAAAAGTATGATTCCATTCGATATTTTTGCCGCGAGTTTCTATTTATTAAGTAGATATGAAGAATATTTACCTTATGTAAAAGACGAACACGGACGTTATACAGCAGCGGAAAGTTTAGCGTTTAAAAATGATTTTCTGACAACGCCTGTCGTGGATATTTGGTGTCAAAAATTTAAAAAAATATTCTTAGAAGCTTTTCCAACGATTGTTCCTGAAGAACGCAAATTTTCATACACACCAGTCATAAATATTCCAGTTGCATATGCATACAAAAAGCGTGGAATGATTAGAGTACTTGGCGGATTTGTTACAGATATTGTACGGTTTAAATTTTCACGTTTCATAGACCGTTTTGCGGTATTACTAGGCATGAAAGAAGATCCATATGACAATTTTGAAGCATTTATTGCATTACACAAAAAATACCGCACAAAAGCATACTATTTTTTCCAAATTGGGAATTATTCAACGCACGATCATAACATTTCTATCTATAAAAATGAGTTCATTCGATTGATAAAAAACGTCTCTGATTACAGTAAAATTGGGCTTTTAGCTTCCTATGAATCATTTACAGATATCGAAAAACTAAAAGTAGAGAAGAAGCGACTCAACACAACAATAAACAAACCTGTAAAACGCGCGCGCCAACATTTTAACAAGCTAAATGTGCCACAATTTTATAGAAATTTAATCGATCTAGAATTTACCGAAGACTATTCTATGGGTTATCGCAATACCAACGGATTTCGCGCAGGAACGTGCAGTCCATTTTACTTTTATGACATTGGTATGGAAATTCAAACGCCGCTAAAAATTCATCCATTTTGTATGGAATATTCGGGCGAACTAAATGCTGAGGTTTTTACAAGTGAAATCATGAAAATGTTGGCAGAAGTACAAAAAGTAAACGGTACTTTTATACCTGTATTTCACAACGTAGTACTTTCCGAACGTAACTTAGAATGGAAAGAATTGTATATCAATTTATTAAAAGAACACAGCAATGCGTAA
- a CDS encoding rhomboid family intramembrane serine protease, with protein sequence MNSNQQPFVFTPQVVLLPFLFILLIWLVYWSEIRFGFRFNEYGVYPRTLKGLRGILLSPFIHGSLKHLWNNTIPLFLLSAAIIYFYRSQRWMIFLIGLFGSGLITWIIGREANHIGASGFIYVLMSFIFFKGVITKYYRFVAVSLIIMFLYGGMLWYLFPIEPHISWEGHLGGFTTGFLLAVFLPVVYAKDTYEWEKEEFVPENDPFMKHFDADGNFIETLPDEVEEIPQALPQIKVNYIYVDTSKINEEE encoded by the coding sequence ATGAATTCTAATCAACAACCTTTTGTATTTACGCCACAAGTCGTACTACTACCATTTTTGTTTATACTATTAATTTGGTTAGTATATTGGTCTGAAATACGTTTTGGATTCCGTTTTAATGAATATGGCGTGTATCCAAGAACATTGAAAGGATTGCGAGGAATTTTACTGAGTCCGTTTATTCATGGAAGCTTGAAACATCTTTGGAATAATACAATTCCGCTATTTTTGCTGAGTGCAGCAATTATTTATTTTTATAGATCGCAACGTTGGATGATCTTTTTGATTGGATTGTTTGGCTCAGGATTGATCACGTGGATTATTGGGCGAGAAGCAAATCATATTGGCGCAAGTGGATTTATTTATGTGTTGATGAGTTTTATCTTTTTTAAAGGAGTTATAACGAAGTATTACAGATTCGTCGCGGTATCGCTGATTATTATGTTTTTATATGGAGGAATGTTGTGGTATTTGTTTCCTATAGAACCACATATTTCTTGGGAAGGTCACTTAGGTGGATTTACCACTGGGTTTTTATTAGCTGTTTTTCTTCCCGTAGTATATGCAAAAGATACGTACGAGTGGGAAAAAGAGGAGTTTGTCCCAGAAAATGATCCTTTTATGAAACATTTTGATGCGGACGGAAATTTTATTGAAACGTTGCCTGATGAAGTAGAAGAAATACCGCAAGCGCTGCCACAGATAAAAGTAAATTATATCTATGTTGATACTTCTAAAATTAATGAAGAAGAGTAG